In Heteronotia binoei isolate CCM8104 ecotype False Entrance Well chromosome 5, APGP_CSIRO_Hbin_v1, whole genome shotgun sequence, the DNA window CGATTTTAGGGGACCTACTTTCTTCCAGCTCCTGGCTCCAGTCAAGGCAGACGTCAATCTGGGCCTCCTGCGGTGGAGGGGACGATGCCATCTTCTCTCACTCTTCCAGCAATGGCGTTTAGCAACTGCACAAGAGAAGAAGCTTATTTAACCACATCTCACAGTCAACCCTTTATTTTCCTGGGCAAGCAAGACCCCAATTCAgccttttgctgcttttcttCACTTTAGTGGAGCCAAACTTGGTAGCAAAAGTAGCGACGGTAAAAGTCGGACAAGAGGATTGGTTAGCAGATGGAGGTGGGGAGCCGGACAAGAAGGTTGTCTGACTCCTAGCGGGGACAAACGCCGGAGCCTCAGGGTTGAGCCTGCTTCTGCTTTTGCTCTGCCCCTTGGCTGTGCTGCAGCCTTTATTGTCCTTCAGATACACGGTCTCGACTGGCCCTTCTTCCCCAAATCGGTAGGAGACTTCAAATGGGTCAATCCACACAATCAATTCTGCAGGAATGCTGTCCTGGACATCCTCTACAGTCAGTCCACTTCTTTTGGCAGCTAATTCTACTACAGGGTCTCTGGTCTTCCCAATGCAAATGCAGCGATAGGCGGAACCCTTCAGGGGCGTCTCCGGATACCAGTGGCCCTTATATCTCCTCTCAAGTAACTGCTCTAATTCTTTACTAAAATGGTCAACCCGCCTCCGTGGGAGCCAATCGTAGAGGTAAAAGGTGATAACACTCAAGGCTTCCTTCACCTCCTGATACATGCCTAACGGAGATAGAGGTTGCCCCGAATGCCTTCAAGCCTACTCATGGGTCGGAAGTTGGGAAAGGGCATCACATGACTAGCGTGGGTTTCCTGTGCCAACTGATGCAAGGGGCAGGGGACGATGACAAAGTTCTAAAGGGGTCTGAGGGACCAAAAAGACAGGGAGCCTTGCATTGGGCTTAAAGGACCAGCTCCCTACAAGGGGCGGCAGAAAACACTGCTCTGTCTTAACATTTGATTCCCAAGGGGTTCCTTAACTACAAGTGCCTCGTCCAAGAGGTGGCCATTCAGAGATGCTACATCCGGCAATTATGTACCACTCAAGCTACACACCCATACTCAATTAATGCTGTGCAAGCTCAAGTAATACATGGCCGCCGgatccacaagacatgaacatggcAATCTCATtacaatcataaaacaaaataaagcacagttttcctggttaaTAATCTTTGGGGGCTGTCTCCAGGATTTTCTCCCGGGGTAAAACACATACATTTTTATTGCAAGTTGCTAGGTGGCTTATTCACACTGGCACTTCCCGTTTTTCTGAGGGAGGCCAgggttatgcaatactgcagaGATATTTCACATCACCACAAGCAGCCTTTACACTGCCCTGCTGCTTCTAGTAATGT includes these proteins:
- the LOC132572053 gene encoding protein Tob2-like, which encodes MYQEVKEALSVITFYLYDWLPRRRVDHFSKELEQLLERRYKGHWYPETPLKGSAYRCICIGKTRDPVVELAAKRSGLTVEDVQDSIPAELIVWIDPFEVSYRFGEEGPVETVYLKDNKGCSTAKGQSKSRSRLNPEAPAFVPARSQTTFLSGSPPPSANQSSCPTFTVATFATKFGSTKVKKSSKRLNWGLACPGK